The DNA window ACAGACACggacggtgtaagtcgacaatcacataactcgtttgcggtgtttgaaaatctccgcctccatgttatttttttagaggagaacaaactgacatcattcctagacgtttttggagaattttctttgcacagagaaggaaaatcacggcagttttgaggaattgcctttgagtagttttccgtttaaaaaataaagtatgacaggaagtctgcgacgtcgcaaatcgagttatgtgattgcccacttacaccgtcgacatgtttCCTGTACTTTCCAAAGGCAAATACATTATTGTGATTGCCCCTGATACCTCAGCCCTAGACCTTCAAAAGAATATCAATCAAAGGCCGTAGACTACGAATATGATACGCTGTGTAGATTCTTCTTCCCACAATATATGTGTCTTTATGTACTGATGGATACCTGGACTATTGATAGCATTTAACATTGGTCTTATGGGTATCAACACCTAAGATCAACAAACCAGGTACACATACTAAAAATTTATTCCTTAAATATGGGttgaaaaaccaatttttaagATTAGATGAGATCAGGTTGAGGAGAACCTAAAGACTATACTTACAGCTTCTACACAAACAGCTTTACACTGAGCTCCATTGAAATCATCTGTTGAGCGAGATAGCTCCTCGAAGTTTACATCCGGACTGACATTCATTTTACGAGAGTGAATTTGCATAATACGTGCTCGAGCCTCTTCATTGGGAtgaggaaattcaattttcctgtcTAGACGTCCACTACGTAATAGAGCAGGATCTAGGATATCGATACGGTTTGTGGCAGCTATCACCTGATCAAGAAACAAGCAATATATGACAGATAATTAGAGACAAGCATCATATAATAGTAGGGATGAGTTACAGCGGTTTAATAAGCAAAATGAGACTTTACACAATAACCACCGCGACATCGCGGCAAATACGCGATGTTTCCGTCAGTTTAGtaaaattatcataatttaCACATTAATCACCTCAATATCGCAATATGTACGCAAATTTCCACAGATTTATTAAAGACATTCAGAATCACACGATTTTTACCTCATTATCGCagaaaattcgcaaattttactTCGATGCGAGCATAATGTCCATTTACAGTCAGTAATTTGAGATAGGCAAaaaaagattttccttcaattttgcgtgatatCACATATCTACTACggcgttcgaatagttgctctcTTCATTTCCATCtcttaaaagtgaaaaatacaCGAATTTCTTCCTGAATAGTACCCGATATTCTGTGCATCAAAGTTTCTTCTTTTGTGGGTCCTCTTTTTGGATGGCTAAGGATCTGTATTAACCGATttctaaacttaaaaaattttgaaatattgatgttaagtaaaaaaaaaaaacaaaaaaaaaaaaaaaaaaaaaaccatacttACTTTGATATCAGCTGTTGAACTAAAACCATCCAACTGGTTAAGGAGTTCAAGCATAGTTCTTTGGACCTCTCTGTCTCCGGCTTTTTCAGAGTCGAATCTCTTCGTTCCAATTGCATCCAACTCATCAATGAAAATAATTGCTGGAGCTTGATCCTTGGCTAGAGCAAAAGCGTCTCTTACCAACTTTGCACCGTCTCCGATAAACATTTGAACCAGCTGAGGACCAGCTAGTTTTAGGTAACAGGATTTGGTCTGGGCAGCACATGCTCTGGCCAGCAAAGTTTTACcttagaaaataaaaacacaggAAATTGATTAAAGattatgaaaaggaaaaaaaaacgaaacgaGACAAAAAACCTGAGTGAGCTCCATTCAAGAAATAACTAAAATTCTTAAATCTAGTGTATCTTTTAATTGGATGTAAGATTTTCACTATGCACAGTACAGAACTAGAACCACCAAATATAGACTCAAATTGCCATGAAAGATCCGAATAAGGTGCCGCAAAATAGgaatttttccaagggaaaacagGAATGGTAGCTAGgaattccagaaaaaaaatctatttcttCTAAATATCCAAGGGAACACAAAACTAACTCAGTAAACGATCTGAATTTGAGTCGTAACTGGGAATGCTCttgagattttcttttccagactGATCGGGTAGATACATTATTCTTGTGATAATCCGAAAATTGATTCACAATAATGGTGATATATTGCTGATTGATTTGTGATGGTTCAAACCAAAGCAAATAAACCAAACCTCACATCCAAATTCTGAGTGATGTAATGATATAAATAAGATTTACCTGTTCCAGGAGGTCCATAGAGTAGGACTCCCTTAGGTGGCTGAATACCCAAGTTCACGAATTTTTCTTTGTGAGTCATTGGTAAAACTACTGCCTCAATCAACTAGAAAAAAGAGCATACATCAGGCGATTAAAtatgcaattttcaaaataaaataaatttttagtttatttttcttcttttcatgctttcgctttaaatatttttttcattagtaTTTAAGTTCTTCCTAAACAAAGTTCgagagtaaaaaagaaaaaattaacacaatATGGACAAAATGAGTTTGCAGTACTTCATCACTAAATTTTATGGGGTgattaatgatatttttattttgataaacattaaaaacgaggaaaaaagaagagttaagaaaagctaaaaattattaaactttctgGTGAAGTGCAATGCATACTATAGCTCTAGTATTGGCAGTTAATGAAATCTGTTGGGGTTGAATAGCCATGGCGCAGTCCTCCACTGCAAGTTCACCAACATTGCCTGTTTCTTGACATGAACTACCTTGGTCATCAGGATTGGTATCAATCAATTTTAGCGATGGGATGATACCCAGTTTCTGTTGAGGAGCACgaattttaacacaaaaaataCTGCTTCCTTGCATAAAACACAGAAACAGCAAGACTAACTGAAAAGGATATGTTCAAAGATAGAAAGATGTACATTGAGACTTTCTCACTGAGCAACTCTGAGGACAATTAAACATGAGGGCAGCGATAAAGCAATAGAACGCTTTGTTCTGCGACTTGACAATTACTTTCTTCAGACCTTACCTCTTGAATTTGTTTGTCTAATCCACCAATGTCTGAGTACTGTTCTGTCGGCCTTTCATCGACCTCCATTGCTTTTACACGTGCATCATACTCTGCAGGAAGAGTTTCAAGAATCAAATATGAATCTTTATTTACACCGACCAAGTCGCCTGGTTTCAGTTTTTCAGCATCAACCAACCCAATGACCGGGAGGAAATAAGTCTGTTAATATAAATAGAAAGTACAACATATTATAGGACTAGAAAAACAGTGAACACTGATAATTTATCACATAATTAAATTTGCAATtgaatttgtaatttattttgtatgATGGCCTTTATGCTCTGTGAGTCATCTTGGTAACACTTATAATTTCAGGTGGGGCTTATAATATTATAATTAAGTACCAATAATAAGTATAAGATTAAGGATAATAGGTATAAGAATATTTAAGTAGCAGAATTTGACTTGGGCCATCAACAACGAAAGTAGGCTAATGGTCAAATTCTTGATTTGGCTGTGATAGCAAAACGGTTCATGGAGAAGTAAGTATGTGATTCGCCCCACTTTTTCAGAGTGatgaagagggaaaaaagtCACTTTTGAAAATTGCCGAGCTACTCAAGATGCCTCTCACATTTACTGCAGCCCTCAGATCAAATAATTGAATGTTTTTGCTCATCTGGTTTTTAAGAGGGCAtaaattattacttttttccgTTGATTGTGAGATCAATGTTTTACCTGTCGAGTGGAAGTTTTGATAACAGCACATTTCCCCTTCCTTTGGGCGTCTAAATCTACTACAGCTCCATCTTCTTCTGTATCTTGAGGATCAATGTCTAGCAACTGAAAAATTAGAACAATACTGAGGTGTGgcaaaaacaagtaaaaaagagaacaatagcgggagaaaattttttgacaagactaaaattcaagaattttacttgaaaaagatAACAGAGCCTTCGGAGATTTCAGTGCAGGTTAAAATGGgattgaaacttaaaattctaCAGTCTATTCAATATAGGTATTAATCAGCTTAAAGGCAAAGAATTAaagagttcttccttagctctcttttgctttttttctgatttaaaaaaaaaaaaaaatccctccttcaagagaaattttagtgaaaaatggACGAACACGCAGTAGGTTTGCGTGttgcatagtttcttttagtaTTGATAAGTTCAATCAAAAGATGATCAAATGGATTTGAGCttcacagaaaattgtgtaattttagAATGACTCCTCACCTGCATAAATGTTTTAGAAAACAATTGAGACTTAACAAGTGATGCATTTGCTAATGGGGATCCTAATATATAGTATGTAAGACACAACGCTTGAAATTAAAAACGTTCCGATTGAAAGTCACAATTGACAAGAAATCGTTCTGTAGATAAACTCAAGTAACCGATACCTAGATATCtttacaaccattaaaaattcaaCCCCTTAAAATAAAGATGAATGGTTATTGAGTTGAAGCTCCTTACCTCGATAACATTTGAAACTAAGTACGGCAAAGTTTTGTTGACTTTGATCTTCTCGGTATTCTCCTTTATCTTTTCTGTCTGAGTTTGTAACTCATGCGAGATCCTCATAACTTcacttttcatgatttttacttCATTATCCAGCAAGCGTGTTCTAGAAAGAATTTCATCGGTGCTCATTCGAAGCACTTCCTCACCTAACTCCTGTGCACAAAAAGATTTCAACAGTCTTaaactatttttaaataaataggTCTATTTCAACTTATAAAAATGGGACGCATAAGatataaacataaaattttgacacCTGTGCTCAGTCTTTCTCGGAGAAGATTTAAGTGGTGGAGCCCCTTTTATTCCTTGagttattttctattttaccaCCAAGATGTTCAAATTCTTATTCTagaatattttaaatgattaCAGGGCATACTGAGAGATTGATGAATCTTTAGATACCGACATCATACTGGAATTCTCTGCATTAAATTCTTAGGA is part of the Bemisia tabaci chromosome 1, PGI_BMITA_v3 genome and encodes:
- the Rpt5 gene encoding 26S proteasome regulatory subunit 6A-B is translated as MATASRTLEDAVNWENDELGEEVLRMSTDEILSRTRLLDNEVKIMKSEVMRISHELQTQTEKIKENTEKIKVNKTLPYLVSNVIELLDIDPQDTEEDGAVVDLDAQRKGKCAVIKTSTRQTYFLPVIGLVDAEKLKPGDLVGVNKDSYLILETLPAEYDARVKAMEVDERPTEQYSDIGGLDKQIQELIEAVVLPMTHKEKFVNLGIQPPKGVLLYGPPGTGKTLLARACAAQTKSCYLKLAGPQLVQMFIGDGAKLVRDAFALAKDQAPAIIFIDELDAIGTKRFDSEKAGDREVQRTMLELLNQLDGFSSTADIKVIAATNRIDILDPALLRSGRLDRKIEFPHPNEEARARIMQIHSRKMNVSPDVNFEELSRSTDDFNGAQCKAVCVEAGMIALRRGASTVTHEDFMEAIIEVQAKKKTSLNYYA